AGGTGGAACAGCGTCGCGAACCCCGTCGATCTCCCACCAACAGCATTGCGTCCTCCAGCATGTATTCCTCCCAGACATCCCTTAGCTCTCACACTCAGCCCAGGGATAAGCTAATGGCCTCCAAGGGCGAGGGCAAGCCAATGGAGGTTTACGTGTCCGCCGTGGCCTCGCCTACTAAATTCTGGGTGCAGCTTATCGGACCGCAGTCCAAGAAGCTCGATAGCATGGTCCAGGAGATGACCACCTATTATAGTAGTGCTGAAAACAGAGCCAAGCACGTGCTCACTGCTCCGTATGTGGGTCAGATTGTTGCAGCCGTCTTCAAGTTCGACGAGAAGTGGTATCGCGCCGAAATCGTGGACATTATGCCCAATCAGTACAATCCAAAGGAGCAGGTGATTGATCTCTACTTTGTGGACTATGGCGATAGCGAGTATATTTCGCCAGCTGATATTTGCGAGCTGCGCACTGATTTCCTCACGCTCAGGTAAGAAGTTTCACTGATTGAATGgacattattttatatttcactCTTTTAGGTTTCAAGCTGTTGAATGCTTCTTGGCCAATGTAAAGTCGACGATACAGACGGAGCCAATTACCTGGCCAAAGTCCTCAATCGCAAAATTCGAAGAGCTGACAGAGGGTATGATTTCAGCAACTACTGCtaattatttatatgattaACCACCCACCATTTTTAGTGGCACACTGGAGGAAGCTGATTGCTCGAGTGGTGACCTACAAGGAGCGTCCACAGGCAACAACCGCTGTAAGCTCCGCCGCCAAGGAGGGAACCCCGCTGCCCGGAGTGGAACTCTTCGATCCAGCCGATAACTCTGAACTGAATATTGGCGATCTGATGATCACCCAGGGCTTTGCCCTACCATTGGACGATTCGTATCCAGTGCGATCGCGCTCCTCGACGCCCTCAAGTAACAGTGACTCCACCATTGAGGAGTTGTGCGTCAGCAATCCAGTGACTCCGCTGACGCCCCACTCACCCATGTCGATGTCCATTGATGCTGAGAGCATTACGCAGGCGGAGGACGAACATCTCGCtcagcaactgcagcatttGCAGCACAAACTAAACGGAAACGACATTAAAACCATTTATCCGGTTAAATTGACGGCTTCAGACCTCGAAAACGGGAATAACAACAATGCCAGAACCACAAATGGTGGTAGCGCGCATTAGGAATTCACATTGTTACTAGTTATCCTCGCCTATTTGTTTATAAGATGAAGGCTGGATAAGCAGCTCACTACTTGACGTGTACATAAAAGTATAGCTCTTAAGGAACTTATTATATAGGTACGAAAGAAAACTGTTTAATTTATCGCCGTGACTGATCGACATATCCTAGATCCTAAAAGCTGACGATGGAACGGCACAGATCCTTAATTGTTTATAGCAACCTTTGCCATGTTACTTATTGTTAGcaagaacaagaaaaacatttgtacatcaacaaaaaatacacaaaagatCACAAATTTATcaaaagaaatgcattttataaGAACATCAAGCTTACGTCTATTTGGGTGGCCTTTTTCAGCTTTCTATATTTCGGAAGTGTTTTAAGATTCTCTTCTTTTTCCGAAGCAATTGAAAACTAATatagaatattaaatataaatggtagcgaaatttaaaagaacTCTTTACTTCAGAGAACTAACTAGTTTCTTAATGCAAAAGGGCTACAAGTATTGCAAGtcgcttaaaataaaaaattttaacgGGTAACGGGTAAAAATATCCCCAAACCCGGGGGGGAAATTACAGTCTTGTTTGGGAGATATACCACCCGCTTAGATTAGGATGTCATTGGTGGTATTTATAGCTATGGGAGGCAGGTATATGGCGCGGATCTGACTGCGCAGGCGTACGATTTCCATGTCGTCCCTCTCCATTTCCCTGATGAGCTGGGAGAACTGGACCAATCCCTCGCGATTCCCTGGAAAACCATGACCCTTAATGACCTCCAGTTGGAGTTGCATCACCAACGGAAATACCTACATTTtagtaaattgtttaattatttagttttttgtacTGATTTGCTTGGTATTTACGTGCTGCATCATGAGAATCATTTCCTTTCCAGCGGAAGCCTTCGCCTCTGAGAGTTTCTTGGAGTTTTCCGGTTGATTGACACAGCGTATAATGTCCATAAGAATTTGCTTGGCAGTCTCACTGTTGAAGTTGGTCAAATAGGACATTATAAACGTTTAAAAGGCAGTGTATGTGACGAGTTTTAGCAATATTCAACCAATTTGTTGTGcaggttttgttttgtgtttttgttagAGATGAGTCATGCAGCGATTACAACTATCGGCCAAGCTATCGGTTCGGATTCATAACATTATCAAATTATTAAGATGgaaacgggtataaaaaagtTGCCACAATAAATTGTTcttaaataaaccaaaatgtattatatattttactttgaAGTCCTTCAATTCTtaattttctatcgatatcTGCTAGAGTATCGGCTGCTTATTTTAAGGCATGTCCCAAAAAAGCTGTAACCATATTTCGAACAAAATTGTATGAATATATTAAGCTCGtcaaattaagaaaaaaaattaaaaatgatacAATTAATTTCGTTCTAGCTGCTCTAGAAACGAAACGCAACGTTGTCCAACACTAAGGGCCTGGAAAAGAGCCAGTGGTGGAAAGTGCGGAAAGCATGTCACGTCGGAACGTCGACAAAAGACACAAATAATAGGAAAAAGCTTATTTCGCGCAGGCACTCGCATATTCCCAGTAAATGCAAggccaatgcaaatgcacaTTTAGTACGGGCCACCAAATTGTAAATCAAACCGTCGAGTTCCCACATCAAAAACGGCGAGCAAAGTAGCAACAACGAAACGCAGTTTAGGGCCTGCATCTATGCGATAGTGTGATAAGTGCGTGTGTGcaaaagaatacaaaataaaggGGGCGCAAAAGAGGCAgtgaaaacaacaacacacaaaaacagaaGACCagtacacagagaaaaacgcAAACAcccgcactcacacaaacagacacacacacttgtgAAACTCCAACGTCGAGTCAGCAAATtgtgccacacacacaaaacgaggaaagaggaagaagagcagcagcaaacagcaaaaaaacacAGAGGTGCTTCGCTCCCATCTCACATCTCTATAACTCCATCGACCCGAACTTTCCGACTTCCCAACTCTCCGGAATGAATCGCTCCGATGGATTGGTGCGTCGCGCGGTGAAATTCCGCGAAAACGGTGGAGCGGAGGGCGGTCTGAATGCCAACACCCCCGACGACAATCAGGATGCACTGGACAGCCTGAAGGACCAGGAGGACAACATCGACGATGGCGACTCCAAGGAAACACGACTAACGCTCATGGAGGAAGTTCTGCTGCTGGGACTCAAGGACAAGGAGGTGGGTGTGCTCCTTATCTCTTATCTGCCTGGGATGCACTAATTAATTGGTTTCTTTCGCAACCCAAGTGCTTCTTCTTCACCTGTTAACCAACgtcgctctctctcgctccctcGCTCTCTCGATTTCTCTCTTTCGCAACTTCTTGTTTGGCCTCAAGTGCATCGCGGTCCATCTTCAAGCAGAGGCGTAGTAAAAAGGGTTTTCTAGGGGTTATACATCACGTCAGTTATGGAGCATATAATTGGGCATAACATTTTGCAAATCCCTATCAGTATCACTATCCTAGAGATAAAAATTTTTTCTGGTGTCACCCATGTCTGCTTGGCTTTTCCAGTTTGTTGAGCAATTCACTGTCAAATCTTTTGACCAGCCTGGTGACTAACGCGCAATCAGCGAGACTGCCAACACCATTTTCTTAACCACTTTTGTTTTCGTCATAAATAACAGTCTGCTCCATCTCTGCAGGTCTTATCAAACGTTCATTCTAATCTAACAAGAGAACCTATAGTCGattccgactatctgataccttATCACTATGAAATGCGAAGGatcttcagcactgacagttttgcGTTTGT
This genomic stretch from Drosophila teissieri strain GT53w chromosome 2L, Prin_Dtei_1.1, whole genome shotgun sequence harbors:
- the LOC122611769 gene encoding tudor and KH domain-containing protein homolog is translated as MLRNTPFGATPTYKLLLGFGLCSLGGAMLYAYFKTRNDEEDADASDQRQAPGTRGQAEAQKPQKEVCLKIVVDNEHVPLIMGRGGSNIKLIEEKTLAKIRLRDKDSGHKFCDINGVPDAVKAARAMLIKEIERAPVVKVELQVPQRLASKLNGRGGELLQEIRSSSLAKLNIDLNGRNGKAKITIIGNQKQVNIARKMLDDQIEEDEELVRSMEEVEQRREPRRSPTNSIASSSMYSSQTSLSSHTQPRDKLMASKGEGKPMEVYVSAVASPTKFWVQLIGPQSKKLDSMVQEMTTYYSSAENRAKHVLTAPYVGQIVAAVFKFDEKWYRAEIVDIMPNQYNPKEQVIDLYFVDYGDSEYISPADICELRTDFLTLRFQAVECFLANVKSTIQTEPITWPKSSIAKFEELTEVAHWRKLIARVVTYKERPQATTAVSSAAKEGTPLPGVELFDPADNSELNIGDLMITQGFALPLDDSYPVRSRSSTPSSNSDSTIEELCVSNPVTPLTPHSPMSMSIDAESITQAEDEHLAQQLQHLQHKLNGNDIKTIYPVKLTASDLENGNNNNARTTNGGSAH
- the LOC122611770 gene encoding protein C10 encodes the protein MSYLTNFNSETAKQILMDIIRCVNQPENSKKLSEAKASAGKEMILMMQHVFPLVMQLQLEVIKGHGFPGNREGLVQFSQLIREMERDDMEIVRLRSQIRAIYLPPIAINTTNDILI